From the genome of Lentilactobacillus buchneri, one region includes:
- the guaB gene encoding IMP dehydrogenase, producing the protein MVSWDEKFGKKGLTFDDVLLIPAASDVLPNDVDLSVQLADNLKLNVPFLSAGMDTVTESKMAIALAKLGGMGVVHKNLSIEDQAAEIAKVKAVKKTADTPKAAVDDNDALLVAAAVGVSSDTFDRASALLKAGADAIVIDTAHGHSAGVLRKIAEIRDHYPHTTLIAGNVATAAGTEALFQAGVDVVKVGIGPGSICTTRVVAGVGVPQITAVYDAASVARKWGKAIIADGGIQYSGDIVKALAAGGSAVMLGSVFSGTDEAPGEVFEDHGKKYKSYRGMGSVAAMEQQHGSADRYFQGGVSEANKLVPEGIEGETEYKGSINDIVFQMVGGLRSGMGYTGSATIKDLNDSAQFVQITNAGLRESHPHDVNITKEAPNYKPED; encoded by the coding sequence ATGGTTAGTTGGGATGAAAAATTCGGTAAAAAAGGTTTGACGTTTGATGATGTGCTGTTGATTCCTGCAGCGAGCGATGTTTTACCAAATGATGTGGATTTATCAGTACAATTGGCAGACAACTTAAAGTTGAATGTTCCTTTTCTAAGTGCCGGAATGGACACTGTTACCGAATCGAAGATGGCGATTGCGTTAGCCAAGCTTGGTGGCATGGGTGTGGTTCATAAGAATTTGAGTATTGAAGATCAAGCCGCTGAGATTGCCAAGGTGAAGGCAGTTAAGAAGACTGCCGACACACCTAAAGCTGCGGTAGACGACAACGATGCGTTGTTGGTTGCCGCCGCTGTTGGGGTTTCATCCGATACTTTTGACCGGGCATCCGCTTTACTAAAAGCCGGTGCCGATGCGATCGTGATCGATACCGCCCATGGCCATTCAGCCGGAGTTCTTCGTAAGATTGCCGAAATTCGTGACCACTATCCTCACACCACTTTAATTGCCGGCAACGTTGCCACTGCCGCCGGAACCGAAGCCCTTTTCCAAGCCGGCGTTGACGTTGTCAAAGTTGGAATTGGCCCCGGCTCGATCTGTACGACTCGGGTTGTTGCCGGCGTTGGCGTTCCTCAAATTACAGCTGTCTACGATGCAGCCAGTGTTGCCCGCAAATGGGGCAAGGCAATCATCGCTGATGGCGGAATCCAGTATTCAGGCGACATCGTGAAGGCATTAGCTGCCGGTGGTAGTGCCGTGATGCTCGGAAGCGTCTTCTCCGGAACTGACGAAGCTCCTGGTGAAGTCTTTGAAGATCATGGTAAGAAGTACAAGTCATACCGTGGCATGGGCAGTGTTGCTGCCATGGAACAACAACATGGTTCAGCTGACCGTTACTTCCAAGGCGGTGTCAGTGAAGCCAACAAATTAGTTCCTGAAGGTATTGAAGGCGAAACCGAATATAAAGGCAGCATCAACGACATCGTTTTCCAGATGGTCGGCGGCCTGCGTTCAGGAATGGGTTACACTGGCTCAGCAACCATCAAAGATCTCAATGACAGCGCCCAATTCGTGCAAATCACCAATGCCGGCTTGAGAGAATCTCACCCGCATGATGTCAACATTACTAAAGAAGCACCTAACTACAAACCAGAAGATTAA